The Paenibacillus beijingensis nucleotide sequence CCGCTTGAATTCGAGCGGGCCGCTGCGATCGATCTCGCCGGACGCGATGTTCTCCAGGCGGTGCAGATGAGCGTCAATCCGCGCGTAATCGAGACGCCTACCGTTGCGGCGGTGGCCAAAGACGGCATTGAAGTGAAAGTGAAGGCGCGCGTTACCGTCCGTGCCAATATCGACCGCCTTGTCGGCGGCGCCGGCGAGGAAACGATCATCGCCCGTGTCGGCGAAGGTATCGTCACAACGGTCGGTTCCGCCAATTCGCACAAGGACGTTTTGGAAAATCCCGATATGATTTCCCGCACCGTTCTCGGCAAAGGACTCGATGCGGGGACGGCGTTTGAAATCTTGTCGATCGACATCGCCGATGTCGATGTAGGCAAAAACATCGGTGCGCATTTGCAAACGGAGCAGGCCGAAGCCGATAAGCGGATTGCCCAGGCAAAAGCTGAAGAGCGCCGCGCGATGGCAGTTGCCCAGGAGCAGGAAATGAAAGCGCGCGTCGTCGAAATGCGCGCACGCGTTGTGGAATCGGAGTCGCAGGTGCCGCTGGCGATGGCGGATGCGCTGAAGAGCGGAAAAATCGGCGTCATGGATTATATGAATTTGAAAAACATCGAAGCCGACACGCAAATGAGAAGCTCCATCGGCAAAAGCGACGCGCCGCACGATGACAAAGGCAATCGCTGACGGCAACTGCCGCAGCGGCCGAACGGAGGTGAGCCATGTCGCTTAGCAGCCTGATTTCGTTTCTGCTGGAACACATTTACATCGTGATCGTTATCGTGGGAGCGATCGTCTCCATTATTAGCAAGTCGTTTAAAAATACGGATGGCGCTCCCGGACGCAACCGGATGCCCGATTTCGGAGGCGGAGGCCCTTTGCCGAGAACGGGCACGCCGTCCCGGAAGCAGCCCGCCGCTCGGCCGGCTGCGGATCAGCCCGGAACCGATGCGGCCGGCAGACGGGAGCACCAGCCGGATATCCGTACTGCTTCTTCTTTTGAGGAGGATGACGATCCGGCGCGCAGCGGCGGACGCGAATATGGAGCCGGCGAATCGGAAGAGGGGCGCTCTGCGGAAATGCCTGAAACGGCGCCGGGACGAGTTGCCTGGGAAGCTATGGACGACGCTTATGCCGATCGCAATGAATCCGGTCCAAAGGCCCCGTCACGGCTCGCCGCCGCGATGGCGGACGCGAATCCGGCGGGATATCCCGTCCCGCCGCCGGCAGAGCCAACCGGCCGGGAGAGCGGAAGTCCGGAATCGATCGATGGCGGAGAGATGCGACGCGCGGTGCTGTGGGCCGAAATTCTCGGACCGCCCCGTGCCAAACGGCCTTTCCGCCGCTAAAATGAAAATGAATACCGCTTTGCACATAACGGATCTACAACGGATCTTCCGACAGGAGGATCCGTTTTTCATTGTTTTGGGAAGTTTTGCGAATCTAACAATTGTGGATAGAGCGCATCGCTGGCAGCGATGGGGTCGTAGGTTCAGCCCGCGCGGACGGATGGATGAACGACCTTCTGCAGCCGTTAGGAAAGAAATAACCCGGCATCCATAGACTCTTCTGTGTTTCATAAATTCACGAGATCGAGCATACGTTGGTAGAAGATGAAGCGAACTTTGCGCTCTGCTCCGTCCTCTTATGAACGAGACCGGAACTTGCCTCTCTTAAAGGCACAGAGACACCCGCGGACGGGCGGCGGCGAAAGGGTGCCGTCTGGGAGGAAGCGGCTCCCGCCCGACGGGCGATCCGGCGCAAAAGAGGGGGTACATGCGACCGACATGGGCAAAATCAGCCGAAAACTGCGTAAAATGACCGCCGATATTTTGGATTTGCCGCAGGATGTCGTATACGATTTGCCCCGGATGACGATGATCGGAGACCGGCAGCTTTATATCGAAAACCATAGGGGCGTGCTGCATTTCTCCAGCGACCTGCTGAAGCTGGCTCTGAGCCAGGGGGAGCTTGAAGTAGCCGGAAAAGATCTTATTATCCGGACGATATGGACGGAAGAAGTGTTCGTGGAAGGGCAAATATACGGCATTTCCATACGCGGGCAGGAGGGGAAATCGTGAACGAATCATGGGTGCAAAAGCTTCGCGGCGTCGCCACGGTCCGCATCCGGGGAGGCCGTCAGGAAGAGCTTGTCAATTCGGCGCTCGGCGGCGGGCTGCAGCTGTGGTCCATCCGCCGGACAAGCGTGGACGAGCTGGAATTTTCGGTCATGCTGCCGGATTTTTTCCGGCTGCGCCCTTATTTGAAGCGGACGGGCTGCCGGATGCACGTCATCGGACGGCGCGGCTTTCCGTTCTGGCTGGACAAGCTGGGAAATCGCAAGTTTTTTGCCGTCGGAATGGTGCTGTTTTTTGTCGGCATGTATCTGCTGTCTTCGCTCGTTTGGGAGATTGAAGTGAAAGGCAACGTCAAATTGACGGAAGAGCAAATATTGGCCGCCGCCCGGCAGGAAGGCATCTACCCGTTCCAGTGGTCGTTCCGTCTGCCGGATACGGACGTGCTGTCCAAGAAGCTGACGGCCGAGCTTCCGGGAGCGGCCTGGATCGGCGTCGAAAAGACAGGGACGAAGATTGTGCTCCGGGTGGTGGAGACGACGAAGCCCGAGGAGCGTCCGCTCCTCAGTCCCCGCCATTTGGTCGCGTCCTCCGACGGGGTGGTGACGCAAATTTTGGCCGAGGCTGGAAGGCCCGTCGTGCGCAAAAACGCGAAGGTGAAAAAAGGCCAAATTCTCATTTCCGGTACGATCGGGGAAGGGAAATATACGCGGACGGTCGTTGCCAAAGGGACGGTGCGCGGCCTCGTATGGCATGAGTACGACATCGTTTCGCCGCTGACGCAGCAGACGAAGGTGTACACCGGAGAGTCGAGAACGAAGTGGTATATTGTCATTGCGGGCCGGTCGCTGCAGGTGAGCGGCTTCGGCAAAAATCCGTTTGCCGCGTCGCAAACGGAAACCCGGCTGGAAGAAGCGTCATGGCAAACGTGGAAGCTGCCGCTGGGCCGGATGAAGGAAAAGGTACTGGAGACGGAGATAGCGGAGCGCAAGCTTTCCCGCGCCGAGGCGGTAGAGGCCGGACTGATGAAGGCGAAAGCCGATGTACTGTCGAAAGCGGGGGCGGATGCCGTCGTCAAGGAGCAAAAAATTTTGCATGAAAAGACGGACAATGGTAAAGTTTATATGAAAGTCCTGATAGAAGTGGAACAATCGATTGTAACGGAAATGCCTTTAGTCCAAATGCAAGGAGAATGAGGAACGGTTGCCGATAGAGACGAAGTATGCGAAAATACAGCTCGAAAACGCCGCGGAGGGACTCGCTTTGTTCGGTCCCCAGGATCATTATTTGCGGCTGATTGAAGAAAAAAGCGAGGCGTCCGTCCGTTCCCGCGAAGCGGAGATCGTCATCTCCGGCCCGGAGGCGGCTGTCGATTCCTTGGAGCAGCTGTACAGCGTGCTGCTGCAGCTAGTGCGCGGCGGATACATGCCGACGGAGCGCGATATCCTGTACGCTTACGAGCTGTCGCTCACCATGCAGGCCGATCAGCTGCTCGATCTGTTCAAAGGCGAGATTACGACGACGTACCGGGGCAAGCCGATTCGGGTCAAGACGATCGGACAGCGCCATTACGTCTCGACGATTCGCAAGAAAGATATCGTGTTCGGGATCGGACCGGCGGGAACGGGCAAAACGTATTTGGCCGTCGTGCTGGCGGTCGCCGCGCTTAAGGAAGGCAAGGTCAAGCGGATCATGCTGACGCGCCCTGCCGTGGAAGCGGGCGAGAATCTCGGTTTTTTGCCGGGAGATTTGCAGGAAAAGGTAGACCCGTATTTGCGTCCGCTGTACGATGCGCTGCACGACGTGCTCGGCCCCGACCAGACGGCGAAGGCGTTCGAGCGCGGCATCATCGAGATTGCGCCGCTTGCTTATATGCGGGGAAGGACGCTGGATGATTCGTTCATTATATTGGATGAAGCGCAAAATACGACGCCGGAGCAGATGAAGATGTTTTTGACCCGTCTCGGTTTCGGATCGAAGATGGTCATTACCGGCGACGTGACGCAGATTGATTTGCCCCGGGGCAAAAAGTCCGGGCTGATGGAAGCCGAACGCATATTGCAGGGCATTGAGGAAATCGGTTTTATCGCCTTTTCGGAACAGGACGTCGTCCGGCATTCGCTGGTGCAGAAAATCATTGTCGCTTATAACGAGGATGCTGAAAATCAAGCATAGAGAGGGATGTACGCCGCATGAACCGAATTTGGGCGGACAATTGGAAGAACGCGCGGCTTTCGTTTATCGGCCCAGGCTGGAAGCAGAGCGCCGCCGTTCGATTTTTGCTGCTCCTGCTGTTTGTGCTGCTGTTTTATTTCAGTCTTTCGCCGCATCTCGTGCCGCAAACGTACGATATCGCGCTGGGCGCCAAAAGCGAACGCGATATTAAGGCGGCCAAGCAGATCGATGACGAGAAGGCTACTTTGAAGGCGCAGGAAGCGGCTGCCGAGCGGGTGCAGCCGATTTACTCGATCGTCGCGCTGAGGAGCGACGCCATCGTTGACCGGATTTTTACCCGGATTGAGGGCCTTAATCAGGATGACCAGGTGACCTCTCAAAGCAAAATTGATATTTACAAGAGCGAAGTGCCCGCTTACTATGATGAATACGTCAACGATTTCATCAAACGGAACCGCGGCGGCGGCACTTACAGCGATACGCTGCTGCAGGAAATGGAACGTACGGTCAAAGACCAGAAATACGATATTCCCGCCGAAACGTTTTATAAGCTGCCTAACTTGTCTCAAGCACAGGTCGGCGAAATGCGGCAGGTGACGCTGGGCGTCGTGCGCAAGCTGATGAGCGAATCGCTGCGGGAAGCGGAGACGTCGCGCACGAAGGTGGCCGAACTGGTCAACACGAGTTCGCTGACGCAGCGCTCCACCCGCGAAATTGTACAGGAAATCGCCCGTTTTGCCATTATGCCGAATAAATTTTTCGATAAGGACGCGACCGACGAGGCAAAGGTGCTCGCCAAGGAAAATACGCCCAGAGTCGTCATTAAAGAAGGCGACATCATTGTCCAAAAGGGAGAAATGATCACTCCGGAAACATATGAGCTGCTTGCGGGCGCCGGCCTGCTGGATGAGCAAAAAACATACCGTCCGCAGCTTGGCCTGCTGCTCATGTCGCTGCTGTGCCTGCTCGTCATTTATATTTACCTGTACCAATCGGGCAGCTTGGGAGGAATCAGGCCGAAGTATAACAACGCGCAGCTGCTGATGCTCCTGCTCATTTATACGATCAATCTGGTCATGATGCAAATCGTCAATCTGGCGCAGACGCCTGCGGCGCCGTTCGTCGGTTATTTGGCCCCGGTCGCGATGGGGACGATGCTGATTACGCTGCTGCTCGATATGCACCTGGCGATCGTCAGCTCGTTTTTGTTCGCGATTACCGGCAGCGTCATCTTTAATATGCAGATGAACCAGCTGTTCGATTTTCATTACGGATTCGTCATCTGCGTCGTATCGTTCAGCGCCATCTTTACCGTTCACCGGGCAAGCCAGCGCTCGACGATTCTTAAAGCGGGCATTATGGCGAGCTTGTTTGGAACGGTATCGGTTCTCGCGCTGGAGCTGCTCGGCGATTTGCCGGAGCGGATGGCGCTGATCTACTCGCTTACATTCGCGTTTGCGAGCGGGGTCATCACGGCCATTCTCGTCATCGGCTTAATGCCGTTTTTTGAAGTGACGTTCGGTATTTTGTCGGCACTCAAGCTGGTAGAGCTGTCTAATCCGAACCACCCGCTGCTGCGCAAGCTGCTGACGGAAACGCCCGGAACGTACCATCACAGCGTCATGGTCGGCAATTTGTCGGAAGCGGCGGCTGAGGCGATCGGGGCGGACGGGCTGCTGTGCCGGGTCGGTTCGTTTTATCACGATATCGGCAAGACGAAGCGGCCGAATTATTTTATCGAGAATCAGACGAATATTGAAAACCCGCACGATTCGATCGATCCGAAGCTGAGCAAGTCAATTATCGTGGCACATGCGCGCGACGGGGTGGACATGCTGAAGGCCTACAACATTCCGAAGCCGATCCGGGATATCGCGGAGCAGCATCACGGCACGACGTCGCTGAAATATTTTTATCATAAAGCGGTCAAGCAAGCCGAGGCGGAAGGAAAGACGCCGCAGTTTACGGAGGATGATTTCCGATATCCCGGTCCGAAGGCGCAATCCAAGGAAGCGGCGGTTGTCGGCATATCCGACTGTGTGGAAGCTGCGGTCCGCAGCCTGCGCAATCCGACGATGGAAGGCATTGAAACGATGATTAACAAAATCATCAAAAGCCGTCTGGACGACAACCAGTTCAACGAATGCGACCTGACGCTCAAGGAGCTGGACAAAATCGCGGAAACGTTGAAGGAAGCGGTCGTCGGCATTTTTCATTCGCGCATTGAATATCCGGAAGATGTAAAACCAAAGGAGCGGCTGGCATGAGTTTGCAGTTGGATTGGAGTAACGAGCAAGACAAAATGGATATTCCCGAGGCGTGGATCGCAAGACTGCAGCAGCTGCTGCAGCTTGCGGGCGAAGCGGAAGGACTTGCGGAAGGTCAGGTCGATCTGACGTTTGTCGACGATGAGGAAATTCACCGCCTGAACCGGGAATACCGCAGCATCGACCGTCCGACCGATGTGCTGTCGTTCGCGATGCAGGAAGACGGCGAAGGGGAGCCGGATATCATCTTCGAAGTCGAGAGCGAAGAGGAAGAGGACCCGTTCTCGGGGATGCTCGGCGACATTATTATTTCGGTTGAAACGGCGCAGCGTCAAAGCGAGGAATACGGCCACTCTCTGGAGAGGGAGATCGGATTTCTGTTCGTGCACGGCTTTCTTCACCTGATCGGATACGATCACGGCGACGAGGAGAGCGAGGCGGTTATGACCGCCAAGCAGGAAGCCGTGCTGCAGAAAGCCGGCCTGCCGCGCTGATGAAGCGGTTTATCCGCAGTCTGGGGTTTGCGGCGGCCGGCCTTGTGCATGCGCTCCGCAGCGAGCGGCATATGCGGTTTCATCTGGCTGCCGCGGCCGCGGTTTGCATCGTTGCCGCGAAGCTGCCGCTCAGCAGGACGCAGTGGGCGGTGCTGCTGCTCGCAATTGCGCTCGTCATAACGGCGGAGCTGATCAATACGGCCGTCGAACGGGCTGTCGACCTGATCAGCCCGGAGCTTCACCCGCTTGCGAAGCTTGCTAAAGACACGGCAGCCGGCGCCGTGCTGGCCGCCGTTTTTTTTTCCGTTTTGGTCGGATTCGTCATTCTTGGGCCTCCGCTTTGGAGCTTGCTGGCCGGAAAATAGACAGGCGTTGTTAATCGAATTCGGGAACCATGGAATAGGGCACTTTGGACCGGCTACATAATAGATAACACTGCGGCCATCGCCAGAAGACCGTCAAAGGAGGTTTTTTTAGTGACAGCGGAAAACAACGAGCAAGCGCTCTTGAAAGAGCGGTGGGGTTATTTGATAGAAGCGGCGCATGATGTCTGGAAACGGGCATATGTGCCGTACTCCCGCTTTCAGGTAGGGGCGGCGCTGCTGGACGGACAAGGCGTCATACACAAGGGCTGCAATGTGGAAAATGCGGCCTACGGCCCGTCCAATTGCGCGGAGCGCACCGCGCTGCACCGCGCAATTGCAGACGGCGTCAAGCCGGGAACGTTCAAAGCGATTGCCGTTATCGGCGATACGCCGGGTCCGATTACGCCCTGCGGCATTTGCCGCCAGGTGCTGACGGAGCTGTGTCCGCCCGATATGCCCGTCATTATGAGCAACCTGGCCGGCGACATCAACGTGATGACGGTTGCTGAGCTGCTGCCGGGCGCATTTAATTCAAGCGATTTGAAGAAGGGAAACGATAAGGCCGTATGAGCAATGACTGGTTAAGCAAACAAGGGCAATCCGCCGGCGGAGGGGGCAAATTCCGCTCCGGATTCGTCGCGATCGTCGGCCGTCCGAACGTCGGCAAGTCGACGCTTATGAACGCGATGATCGGGCAGAAAATCGCGATTATGTCGGACAAGCCGCAGACGACACGCAACAAAATTCACGGCGTCTACACAACGGACGAAGCGCAGATCGTCTTTCTCGATACGCCCGGCATCCATAAACCGAATTCGAAGCTTGGCGATTATATGATGAAAGCGGCCGATACGGCGCTCGGCGAAGTGGACGCGGTGCTGTTTCTCGCCGACGTGTCGGAAGGGCTCGGCGGCGGCGACCGCTATATTATGGAACGGCTCAAAGCGGCCAAGACGCCGGTGTTTCTTGTGCTGAACAAAATCGACAAAGTGCAGCCCGAGGAGCTGCTGCCGATTATCGGGCAGTACAAAGATTTTCTCGATTTTGCGGAGGTAGTGCCGATCTCGGCCCTTCAAGGCAGCAATGTGGAGACGCTGCTGCAGCAAATTACGCGTTACTTGCCGGAAGGACCGCAGTATTACCCTGCCGACCAAATAACCGATCACCCGGAACAGTTCGTCTGCGCCGAAATGATCCGCGAGAAAATTTTGCAGCTGACCCGCGAGGAGGTTCCTCATTCGATCGCCGTCGCGATTGAAGATATGCGGGTGCAGGACAATGGGGTCGTCTATATCGGCGCCGTCATATACGTCGAGCGCGATTCCCAGAAAGGTATCGTCATCGGCAAGCAGGGCTCCTTGCTCAAAGAAGTCGGCAAGCTTGCGCGCCGGGACATCGAGACGCTCCTCGGCTCCAAGACATTCTTGGAGCTGTGGGTTAAGGTGAAGAAAGATTGGCGCAACCAGGAACGGATATTGAAGGATCTCGGTTTCCGCCACGAATAACAGCGGGCAGTCGGGTTTTACATCTATGCGGCCGGTTCCGAAAGCTTCCGTGACGGCGGCCGCTGTCGTTTATTGACAGCATAGAGTTCCGCTTTTTGTCGCATTCTAATACCGCCCCAGAGGATCTTGGAGTCACGTTTCCAAGGCGGAAAGGATGATTGCGGAATGCGGAATTTTTCGTGGACGTACTTTACGATGACCGGCAACGTAGAATCATTTTTGCTGTATAAGGAAATGGATCAGTTCCCGAGGACGGAAGAATTGGGCGCGTTCGCAGGAGTGGATGACGAACCGGCCGCAGTCGCGGGAGCGGCGGACGATTCCGGATCGTTGTAAAACCATTCCAAGGCGGAAGCGAGCTTAGGTTAGGGGAAAGACGCCCGGCAGCAAGGCCGGGCGTCTTTTGCAAGCTTATCTTATTTCTCCGTGAAACGATTGGTCGCCCGTTAAGAAGACCGCAGCTGTTTGTGCTGGAATGGAGGAATGAGGAGATGCTGTACCGGATTGAAGGCATTGTGATCCGCAGCACCGATTACGGGGAAGGCAACAAAATTTTGACGCTGTTAACGGACAAGGCCGGCAAGGTCGGCATTATCGCCAGAGGGGCGAAAAAAGCGCGCAGCCGGCATTCGTCGATCGCCCAGCCGTTTACGTACGGAGAGTTCGTTTTTTTTCGCAGCAGCGGTCTTGGAACTCTTAACGCCGGGGAGATTATCGAATCGTTTCACCGGCTGCGGGAAGATCTCGATTTGGCCGCTTACGCTTCGTATGCGGCGGAATTGTGCGACCGGGCGCTGCAGGACGATGAAGCGGGCGAGTTTATTTTTCAGCAGTTGAAAGCGTGCTTCATGGGTCTGGCGGAAGGGAAAGATCCGGAAGTGACGGTCAATCTGTTCGAGATGAAAATATTGGAGACGGCCGGCTACGCCCCCGAGCTGGATGTTTGCGTCTCATGCGGCAATGAAGAGGGGCCGGTGCGGATCAGCGTGCAGGCCGGCGGCACACTTTGCCGCCGATGCTGGAGCAGGGATGCGTCGGCGCTGCCGGTGAGCGATGGCGCGCTCAAGCTGCTCCGTTTGTTTCGCAGGCTCGACATGCGGCGGCTCGGTTCGATACAAGTGAGCGTGGAAACGAAAAAACAATTGAAAGCGGTGCTGCGCTCTTTTTTTGACACCCATATGGATTTGCGTTTGAAATCACGAGCTTTTCTCGATCAGCTTGACCGTATGAATCAACAGGCGGATGCTCCTTTGCGGGAGCGGCGCAGCTTATATGACGATGGCAAGTGATTATAGCTGCGATAGACAATCCGAATTGACAAGACACTGCACAATTCATATAATAATCTATTATAATAACGGACGATGATGGAGAAAGTAGCCGTAGGCAGTTTTCGAATCAGCGAGCCGGGGACAGTGGAAGCCCGGACGGAAAGCGCGGTGAAAAGGCACTCCGGAGTGCGAATGATGAGAAAGCGGGTCGGGAGTCATTTTTCCGTCATGAACGGAAGAAAACCGGCCAAGTAGGGTGGAACCGCGGGAGACAGGCTCTCGTCCCTACGTCTGTCAGCAGGCGTAGCGGACGGGAGTTTTTTGGTGTCTCCGCTTAAGAAACCTCCTGCCGCCGCTTGCTCCTTTTGCCCTCCGCCAGCGGAGATCAGGCATTCATTCAAACCAAAAGGAGTGTCGCACGCATGAATTTTCAAGGCATGATTCTGACTCTGCAGCAGTTCTGGGCGGAGCAAAACTGTATTCTCGTACAGCCTTACGACGTGGAAAAAGGCGCGGGAACGATGAATCCGATGACGTTTCTCCGTTCCATCGGCCCGGAGCCTTGGAACGTCGCTTATGTGGAGCCGTCCCGGCGTCCCGCGGACGGCCGCTACGGGGAAAATCCGAACCGTTTGTACCAGCATCACCAGTTCCAGGTTATTTTGAAGCCGTCCCCGGACAACATTCAGGAGCTGTACCTCGAGAGCCTGAAACGGCTTGGCATCGATCCGCTTCATCACGATATCCGGTTTGTCGAGGACAACTGGGAATCGCCGACGCTCGGCGCCTGGGGCTTGGGCTGGGAAGTGTGGCTGAACGGCATGGAAATTACGCAGTTTACGTATTTCCAGCAGGTCGGCGGCATCGACGCCAATCCGGTAGCGGTTGAAATCACGTACGGCATGGAGCGTCTTGCTTCCTACATTCAGGAAAAGGAAAATGTGTTCGATCTGGAATGGGTGGACGGCGTCACCTACGGCGACGTGTTCCTGCAGCCCGAGTACGAGCATTCCAAATATACGTTTGAAACGTCCGACACGGCGATGCTGTTCTCCTTGTTCAATATGTACGAGGAAGAAGCGAAGCGGACGATGGAACAGAAGCTGGTGTTTCCGGCTTACGACTATGTGCTGAAATGCTCGCATACGTTCAACCTGCTGGACGCGCGCGGCGCGATCAGCGTGACGGAGCGGACGGGCTATATTATGCGTGTACGGAATTTGGCGCGTGCCTGCGCGGCCACTTATCTCGAAGAGCGGGAACGCCTCGGCTTCCCGATGCTGCGGAAGGGAGCGGAGCAGAATGGCTAAAGATCTGCTGTTTGAAATCGGACTTGAAGAGGTGCCTGCCCGTTTTGTGCGCGGCGCGATGAACCAGCTGGAGGAGAAAACGGTCAAATGGCTGGAAGCTTCCCGCATCGCATTTGGGGAAGTGGAGGCGTATGCGACGCCGCGCCGGATTGCGGTGCTCGTCAAAGAAGTGGCGGAAAAGCAGGCGGACGTGAACGAAGAGGTCAAAGGACCTTCGCGTAAAATCGCGCTCGATGCCGAAGGCAACTGGAGCAAGGCGGCGCTCGGTTTCGCCCGCAGCCAGGGCGTGCAGCCGGAGCAGCTCTTTTTCAAAGAGCTTGCAGGGGTCGAATATGTGTACGCAAACAAAAGCAGCGTCGGCACGGAGACGGCCGGCGTGCTGTCCGAAGGTTTGACGTCCATTCTGACGGGCATGACGTTTCCGAAAAATATGCGCTGGGGCGCTTACGACCTGCGCTTCGTGCGGCCGATCCGCTGGCTCGTCGCCCTGTTCGGCAGCGAAGTCATTCCGATAGAAATTACCGGTGTGAAGAGCGGCAACGTAAGCCGCGGCCACCGTTTCCTCGGGGAAGAGGCGGCCATTGAAGAGCCGTCGGCCTATGTGGAGGCGCTGCGCGCCCAGCATGTCATTGCCGATGTGGCGGAACGCGAGCGCCTGATCGTGGAAGGCATCGAGTCGCTGGCGAAAGAACGCGGCTGGGAAATCGCCGTTAAGGAAGATCTGCTGGAAGAAGTGCTGTTCCTGGTCGAGTATCCGAGCGTGCTGACCGGATCGTTCGATCCGTCGTTCCTGGCCATTCCGCAGGAAGTGCTCATTACTTCGATGCGCGAGCATCAGCGCTATTTCCCGGTGCTGAACGCGGAAGGCGAGCTGCAGCCGCATTTTGTGACGGTGCGCAACGGCGATCGCACCTCAATCGACGTCGTTGCCAAGGGCAACGAGAAAGTGCTGCGCGCGCGTCTGTCGGATGCGAAATTTTTCTATGCGGAAGACCAGAAGCTGGCGATCGGGGATGCGCTTGCCAAGCTTGAAAATATCGTCTATCACGAGGAACTCGGCACGGTTGCGGACAAAGTGCGCCGTGTGCGCGAGCTGGCCGGACGCCTGGCGGAACTGCTGAAAGCGGACAGCCAGACTGCGGCCGACGCCGACCGCGCGTCGGAAATCGCCAAGTTCGACCTTGTTACCCAGATGGTCTACGAGTTTCCGGAGCTGCAGGGCATTATGGGCGAGGATTACGCCCGCAAAGCGGGAGAGCGCGAGGCTGTGGCCAAAGCGATTTTTGAACACTATCAGCCCCGTTTCTCCGGTGACCGCGCGCCGGCTTCGCTGCCTGGAGCCATCGTCAGTCTGGCGGATAAATTGGACACGATTGCGGGCTGCTTCTCGATCGGAATCATTCCTACGGGATCGCAGGATCCTTACGCGCTGCGCCGTCAGGCGGCCGGCATCGTGCAAATTATTCTCGCCCACGGCCTGCCGGTGGAGCTTGGACAGCTGTTCGATCTGGCGCTGCATATCCATACCGAACGCGGTTTGAAACGAAACGCGGAAGAGATACGTAAAGAGTTGTATGAGTTCTTTGCGCTTCGCGTCCGCAACGTGCTTTCGGAGCAGGGCATTCGTTATGACGTCATCGACGC carries:
- the floA gene encoding flotillin-like protein FloA (flotillin-like protein involved in membrane lipid rafts) yields the protein MDPFVTYLIGAVVIIVLIGIFLSFFPIMLWISALASGVRIGIITLVAMRLRRVTPSRIVNPMIKATKAGLGLSINQLESHYLAGGNVDRVVNALIAAQRANIPLEFERAAAIDLAGRDVLQAVQMSVNPRVIETPTVAAVAKDGIEVKVKARVTVRANIDRLVGGAGEETIIARVGEGIVTTVGSANSHKDVLENPDMISRTVLGKGLDAGTAFEILSIDIADVDVGKNIGAHLQTEQAEADKRIAQAKAEERRAMAVAQEQEMKARVVEMRARVVESESQVPLAMADALKSGKIGVMDYMNLKNIEADTQMRSSIGKSDAPHDDKGNR
- the yqfC gene encoding sporulation protein YqfC, with translation MGKISRKLRKMTADILDLPQDVVYDLPRMTMIGDRQLYIENHRGVLHFSSDLLKLALSQGELEVAGKDLIIRTIWTEEVFVEGQIYGISIRGQEGKS
- the yqfD gene encoding sporulation protein YqfD gives rise to the protein MNESWVQKLRGVATVRIRGGRQEELVNSALGGGLQLWSIRRTSVDELEFSVMLPDFFRLRPYLKRTGCRMHVIGRRGFPFWLDKLGNRKFFAVGMVLFFVGMYLLSSLVWEIEVKGNVKLTEEQILAAARQEGIYPFQWSFRLPDTDVLSKKLTAELPGAAWIGVEKTGTKIVLRVVETTKPEERPLLSPRHLVASSDGVVTQILAEAGRPVVRKNAKVKKGQILISGTIGEGKYTRTVVAKGTVRGLVWHEYDIVSPLTQQTKVYTGESRTKWYIVIAGRSLQVSGFGKNPFAASQTETRLEEASWQTWKLPLGRMKEKVLETEIAERKLSRAEAVEAGLMKAKADVLSKAGADAVVKEQKILHEKTDNGKVYMKVLIEVEQSIVTEMPLVQMQGE
- a CDS encoding PhoH family protein codes for the protein MPIETKYAKIQLENAAEGLALFGPQDHYLRLIEEKSEASVRSREAEIVISGPEAAVDSLEQLYSVLLQLVRGGYMPTERDILYAYELSLTMQADQLLDLFKGEITTTYRGKPIRVKTIGQRHYVSTIRKKDIVFGIGPAGTGKTYLAVVLAVAALKEGKVKRIMLTRPAVEAGENLGFLPGDLQEKVDPYLRPLYDALHDVLGPDQTAKAFERGIIEIAPLAYMRGRTLDDSFIILDEAQNTTPEQMKMFLTRLGFGSKMVITGDVTQIDLPRGKKSGLMEAERILQGIEEIGFIAFSEQDVVRHSLVQKIIVAYNEDAENQA
- a CDS encoding HD family phosphohydrolase translates to MNRIWADNWKNARLSFIGPGWKQSAAVRFLLLLLFVLLFYFSLSPHLVPQTYDIALGAKSERDIKAAKQIDDEKATLKAQEAAAERVQPIYSIVALRSDAIVDRIFTRIEGLNQDDQVTSQSKIDIYKSEVPAYYDEYVNDFIKRNRGGGTYSDTLLQEMERTVKDQKYDIPAETFYKLPNLSQAQVGEMRQVTLGVVRKLMSESLREAETSRTKVAELVNTSSLTQRSTREIVQEIARFAIMPNKFFDKDATDEAKVLAKENTPRVVIKEGDIIVQKGEMITPETYELLAGAGLLDEQKTYRPQLGLLLMSLLCLLVIYIYLYQSGSLGGIRPKYNNAQLLMLLLIYTINLVMMQIVNLAQTPAAPFVGYLAPVAMGTMLITLLLDMHLAIVSSFLFAITGSVIFNMQMNQLFDFHYGFVICVVSFSAIFTVHRASQRSTILKAGIMASLFGTVSVLALELLGDLPERMALIYSLTFAFASGVITAILVIGLMPFFEVTFGILSALKLVELSNPNHPLLRKLLTETPGTYHHSVMVGNLSEAAAEAIGADGLLCRVGSFYHDIGKTKRPNYFIENQTNIENPHDSIDPKLSKSIIVAHARDGVDMLKAYNIPKPIRDIAEQHHGTTSLKYFYHKAVKQAEAEGKTPQFTEDDFRYPGPKAQSKEAAVVGISDCVEAAVRSLRNPTMEGIETMINKIIKSRLDDNQFNECDLTLKELDKIAETLKEAVVGIFHSRIEYPEDVKPKERLA
- the ybeY gene encoding rRNA maturation RNase YbeY; amino-acid sequence: MSLQLDWSNEQDKMDIPEAWIARLQQLLQLAGEAEGLAEGQVDLTFVDDEEIHRLNREYRSIDRPTDVLSFAMQEDGEGEPDIIFEVESEEEEDPFSGMLGDIIISVETAQRQSEEYGHSLEREIGFLFVHGFLHLIGYDHGDEESEAVMTAKQEAVLQKAGLPR
- a CDS encoding diacylglycerol kinase family protein; amino-acid sequence: MKRFIRSLGFAAAGLVHALRSERHMRFHLAAAAAVCIVAAKLPLSRTQWAVLLLAIALVITAELINTAVERAVDLISPELHPLAKLAKDTAAGAVLAAVFFSVLVGFVILGPPLWSLLAGK
- the cdd gene encoding cytidine deaminase, with the protein product MKERWGYLIEAAHDVWKRAYVPYSRFQVGAALLDGQGVIHKGCNVENAAYGPSNCAERTALHRAIADGVKPGTFKAIAVIGDTPGPITPCGICRQVLTELCPPDMPVIMSNLAGDINVMTVAELLPGAFNSSDLKKGNDKAV